A genomic stretch from Algoriphagus halophilus includes:
- a CDS encoding CusA/CzcA family heavy metal efflux RND transporter translates to MLDKIIQWSINNKLIVFLFIAGWIAFGVYSLSSLPIGAVPDVTNNQVQVITTSRNLATEDVEKYLTYPVELEMANLPGVQEIRSVSKFGLSVVTIVFDDDLGTYLPRQLIAERIKIAQESIPEGFGQPFMGPITTGLGEIYQYVVDVKPGYEDQYTTTDLRTIQDWIVRRQLSGIPGVVEVNTWGGFLKQYEVSINPERLKGMQIDLSEVFKALEQNNSIAGGGYIEKTNESFFIRGEGLVESLEDIGNIVIESRDGTPIYIRDIATVGFGHANRFGAITGNGEGEKVLGQVMMLKGADSKGTIERVKERLEEIQPSLPEGIEINGFLDRSELVGRTTSTISKNLIEGCLIVVFVVVLLLGNIRSGLVVASIIPLSLLFALSMMNIFGVDANLMSLGAIDFGIIIDGAVIIVEFIAFKFTQIHQNFAGLSKSEIQKQKDQVAFNGASKMMHSAIFGQIIIIIVFIPILSLSGVEGKMFRPMAEVFSFALIGAMILGLTYVPVVSSLFLKSTPPGPKNISTLLIRQINKVYEPTIKWALDNTKIVLSTAAAMLIAAVLLFSSMGSEFVPTLDEGDFVIQPVLKTGTSLTNTVETMTQIEKILMKFPEVNQVVTRIGAAEIPTDPMSMEETDVIVTLHPPSEWTTVETKDELADKFKEALEVIPGLDYEFTQPIEMRFNELITGVRADLAIKVFGDDLDQLLKTGNEIEAAIQGVEGAADIIVEKVDGLPQMKIEYNRSKIAKYGLNISELNDIVTMGFAGATAGKVFEGERQFDLVLRFEKDFRKDISNIEQASILLPGGGSVPLGELATISYTKGPAKISRDDTQRRIVVGVNVRNRDLQSVVDDIQEIIRTQIEIPEGYRVDYGGQFENLQQARNRLLIAVPIALILIFVLLYFAFSSTRDAMMIYSAIPLSAIGGVLLLWVRDMPFSISAGVGFIALFGIAVLNGIVLIEHFKSMESKYTDIKQLVLIGAKERLRPVLLTASAAALGFLPMAVSGSAGAEVQRPLATVVIGGLISATVLTLVVLPVLYVLFKGGVKISVSGAKKAGLSLLILLSLSAVTMAQEQQEELTLTLDEAVNMALEQNLNLQAAGKGLEAATVNTGAGWDISKMQVFYSRDENDIAENGYANNKWGLLQSFAFPSLYTAQKNVLEDQVAMQENQLAIQQRSLRGEVSKAYVTAVHWDEVKNHYAKLDSLYRVFANAADRRFELGETNYLEKLTASGKQREIGLKLTEAGQNFQVALEGLKILLNWEGDLKVVSSGIQLEMAELDVESHPGVNYYQSALMQADHQVQVEKRKLLPDLTLEYARGTNVYSGSKIYPSYMGGISVPLFFGAQKSQVRASKFRKEMMELEALNYEKKLSSRYNQTQYKVDQNLEVIRYYQEEGEQLATQLMEQANRSFQEGEIDFLQFVQLMENSMNITLQYLESRYNYQINVLELNYLIN, encoded by the coding sequence ATGTTAGACAAAATTATCCAGTGGAGCATAAATAATAAGCTCATCGTTTTTCTGTTCATCGCGGGATGGATTGCTTTTGGGGTTTATTCTTTGAGTTCATTGCCTATCGGAGCGGTTCCGGATGTAACCAATAACCAGGTTCAGGTGATTACCACTTCCAGAAACCTGGCAACGGAGGATGTGGAGAAATACCTGACGTATCCTGTGGAATTGGAGATGGCCAACTTGCCTGGAGTGCAGGAAATCAGATCTGTTTCCAAGTTTGGGCTTTCGGTAGTGACCATTGTTTTTGACGATGATTTAGGGACTTATCTACCAAGACAACTCATTGCCGAGCGTATTAAAATCGCTCAAGAAAGTATTCCAGAAGGATTTGGGCAGCCTTTCATGGGGCCCATCACGACAGGTTTGGGAGAGATTTATCAATACGTGGTGGATGTAAAGCCGGGCTATGAAGATCAATACACCACCACGGATTTAAGAACTATTCAGGATTGGATCGTTAGAAGACAGCTATCGGGAATTCCCGGTGTGGTAGAAGTGAATACCTGGGGAGGTTTTTTAAAGCAATATGAGGTTTCTATCAACCCGGAGCGATTAAAGGGGATGCAGATTGACCTGTCCGAGGTGTTTAAAGCTTTGGAACAAAACAATTCCATTGCAGGTGGAGGATACATAGAGAAAACGAATGAGAGTTTCTTTATCCGCGGAGAGGGCTTGGTGGAAAGTCTGGAGGATATTGGAAATATCGTCATCGAAAGCAGGGATGGTACCCCAATTTATATTCGGGACATCGCCACCGTAGGATTTGGACATGCCAATCGATTTGGTGCCATCACCGGAAATGGAGAAGGAGAAAAAGTGTTGGGGCAGGTGATGATGCTCAAAGGAGCGGATTCAAAAGGAACCATAGAAAGGGTAAAGGAGCGATTGGAAGAAATTCAGCCCAGCTTGCCGGAAGGAATTGAAATTAACGGGTTTTTGGATCGGTCTGAATTGGTGGGTAGAACAACCTCTACCATTTCCAAAAACCTGATTGAAGGTTGTTTGATCGTGGTATTCGTGGTGGTGCTTCTCTTGGGGAATATCCGCTCCGGTTTGGTGGTGGCTTCCATTATTCCCTTGAGTTTGTTGTTCGCACTTTCCATGATGAACATCTTTGGGGTAGATGCCAACCTGATGAGTCTGGGGGCCATTGACTTTGGGATCATCATCGATGGTGCGGTGATCATTGTAGAGTTTATTGCTTTTAAGTTTACCCAGATACACCAGAATTTCGCTGGATTAAGCAAGTCGGAAATCCAGAAACAGAAGGACCAGGTGGCATTTAACGGGGCATCTAAAATGATGCATTCCGCAATTTTTGGTCAGATCATCATCATTATTGTATTTATTCCTATTCTCTCACTTTCCGGAGTAGAAGGGAAAATGTTCCGTCCCATGGCAGAGGTATTCAGTTTTGCTTTGATCGGTGCCATGATCCTTGGATTGACCTATGTGCCAGTGGTATCTTCTTTGTTTTTGAAATCCACTCCTCCGGGACCAAAAAACATCTCCACACTTCTGATTCGTCAGATCAATAAAGTGTATGAGCCTACCATTAAATGGGCCTTGGACAATACTAAAATTGTTTTGAGCACTGCCGCTGCCATGCTAATCGCTGCGGTATTGTTATTCTCGTCCATGGGATCTGAATTTGTTCCTACCTTGGATGAGGGGGATTTTGTGATCCAGCCTGTGTTGAAGACAGGTACCTCTTTGACCAATACCGTGGAGACCATGACCCAGATCGAAAAGATCTTGATGAAATTTCCGGAGGTGAATCAGGTGGTTACCCGAATCGGAGCAGCTGAGATCCCAACAGACCCCATGTCAATGGAGGAAACAGATGTCATTGTGACCCTGCATCCTCCATCTGAATGGACCACGGTAGAAACCAAAGATGAATTGGCGGATAAGTTCAAGGAGGCCTTGGAGGTAATTCCAGGCTTGGATTATGAGTTTACCCAGCCCATTGAAATGCGTTTTAATGAGCTGATTACCGGGGTAAGGGCTGATTTGGCGATCAAAGTATTTGGGGATGATTTGGATCAGTTGCTTAAAACCGGAAACGAAATAGAAGCTGCTATCCAAGGGGTGGAAGGCGCCGCGGATATTATCGTGGAAAAAGTGGATGGTTTGCCTCAGATGAAAATTGAGTACAACCGCAGCAAGATTGCCAAGTATGGATTGAATATCTCTGAGTTGAACGACATCGTGACGATGGGCTTTGCCGGAGCTACTGCAGGAAAAGTGTTTGAAGGAGAACGGCAGTTTGACTTGGTACTTCGTTTTGAGAAAGATTTCAGAAAGGATATTTCAAACATTGAACAAGCTTCAATCTTACTGCCCGGAGGGGGAAGTGTTCCCTTAGGGGAGCTGGCGACGATTTCCTATACCAAGGGACCTGCCAAGATTTCCAGGGATGATACCCAAAGAAGGATTGTGGTAGGGGTCAATGTCAGAAATAGGGATTTGCAGTCCGTGGTGGATGATATTCAGGAAATCATCCGCACCCAAATAGAAATTCCAGAAGGCTACCGTGTAGATTATGGAGGTCAGTTTGAAAACCTGCAACAGGCGAGAAACCGCTTGTTGATAGCAGTTCCAATTGCCCTGATCTTGATTTTTGTGCTCTTATATTTTGCTTTCTCTTCCACAAGGGATGCCATGATGATTTATTCAGCGATACCGCTTTCAGCTATAGGTGGAGTATTGTTGCTATGGGTAAGAGATATGCCATTCAGTATTTCCGCCGGAGTCGGCTTTATAGCCCTGTTTGGGATTGCTGTCCTGAACGGGATTGTGTTAATAGAACATTTTAAATCCATGGAATCAAAGTATACAGATATCAAACAATTAGTATTGATTGGTGCCAAAGAACGATTGAGACCCGTATTGTTGACAGCCTCCGCAGCGGCTTTGGGATTTTTGCCCATGGCAGTTTCAGGTTCTGCCGGCGCCGAGGTACAAAGACCTTTGGCGACTGTAGTGATAGGAGGTTTGATTTCAGCCACGGTTTTGACCTTGGTGGTATTGCCTGTTCTGTATGTTTTATTTAAAGGGGGAGTCAAGATTTCTGTTTCAGGAGCCAAAAAGGCCGGACTCAGTCTGTTGATCTTACTTTCATTGAGTGCCGTTACCATGGCCCAGGAGCAGCAGGAAGAGCTCACATTGACCTTGGATGAAGCGGTGAACATGGCCTTGGAGCAAAACCTCAACCTACAAGCAGCCGGTAAAGGGCTGGAAGCCGCTACCGTCAACACGGGAGCAGGATGGGATATCTCAAAGATGCAGGTATTCTATTCTCGGGATGAAAACGACATCGCCGAAAATGGCTATGCCAACAACAAGTGGGGGCTTCTCCAAAGTTTTGCCTTCCCTTCCCTGTATACAGCCCAGAAAAACGTGCTAGAGGATCAGGTAGCCATGCAGGAAAATCAATTGGCCATTCAGCAGCGGAGCCTACGTGGGGAAGTCAGCAAAGCCTATGTTACGGCAGTTCACTGGGATGAGGTGAAGAATCATTATGCAAAGTTGGATAGTCTGTATCGGGTATTTGCGAATGCGGCAGATAGACGGTTTGAATTGGGTGAAACCAATTACCTGGAGAAATTAACCGCCTCAGGAAAGCAGCGTGAGATCGGGTTGAAGCTCACAGAAGCCGGACAGAATTTTCAGGTTGCTTTGGAAGGGTTAAAGATTTTGTTGAACTGGGAGGGAGACCTGAAGGTAGTGAGTTCAGGGATTCAACTGGAAATGGCCGAATTGGATGTGGAGTCGCATCCCGGAGTCAATTATTACCAAAGTGCATTGATGCAAGCCGATCATCAGGTGCAGGTGGAGAAAAGGAAGTTGCTTCCGGATCTCACCTTGGAATATGCCCGAGGAACCAACGTGTATTCAGGTTCAAAAATCTATCCTTCCTACATGGGAGGGATCAGCGTCCCTTTATTTTTTGGTGCACAGAAGTCCCAGGTGAGAGCCAGTAAGTTCCGTAAGGAAATGATGGAGCTCGAAGCCCTGAACTATGAGAAAAAACTGAGTTCCCGGTATAACCAAACTCAATATAAGGTAGACCAGAATTTGGAAGTCATCCGATATTATCAGGAAGAGGGGGAGCAGTTGGCTACCCAATTGATGGAACAGGCGAACCGATCCTTTCAGGAAGGAGAGATAGACTTTCTCCAATTTGTTCAACTGATGGAGAACTCCATGAATATCACGCTGCAATACCTAGAAAGCAGATACAATTACCAAATCAATGTGTTAGAATTAAACTATCTCATCAACTGA
- a CDS encoding efflux RND transporter periplasmic adaptor subunit produces MEAIKSTIYKSLIIACSVGALFQCSSKTEDASSGVEIQSVGGNSDQVSLTQAQYDAMNMEWGNMVLKTFSEELKVQGQVKIPVEGMQDITPFFGGYVSGLKLMEGQEVRKGEVLFYLESPEFVKLQQDYLEATSQLNYLKQEFERQKTLYGEKIASQKGYLKAESDYQSTLARSESLKKQLAMIHVNTDQLTPATIQAKVPIISPIAGFVESVFTVPGAFLPSASKAATLISTEHMHIELNIFEKDAVHVAEGQGVIFTLPDSPGNEFEAKVYVVGKSISEQRFVPVHAHLVDESQEKRLVPGMYLEARVQLAPQEGWSLPVAAVVESEGKNFVLVQSGTNDQGFVLTKVEVQLGRQNDQLVEIYPNQQLNENSKILVKGAFNML; encoded by the coding sequence ATGGAAGCTATAAAATCAACTATTTATAAAAGTCTTATCATCGCGTGTTCTGTAGGAGCATTGTTTCAATGCAGCTCTAAAACGGAAGACGCCTCCAGTGGCGTGGAAATCCAGTCTGTTGGAGGTAATTCGGATCAGGTTTCTTTGACTCAGGCACAATACGATGCCATGAATATGGAGTGGGGGAACATGGTCTTAAAAACATTTTCTGAGGAACTGAAAGTCCAGGGTCAGGTGAAAATCCCTGTGGAGGGAATGCAGGATATCACGCCCTTTTTTGGAGGATATGTTTCCGGTCTCAAACTGATGGAAGGCCAAGAGGTTCGTAAAGGAGAAGTGTTATTTTACTTAGAAAGTCCGGAGTTTGTGAAATTGCAGCAGGACTATTTGGAGGCAACCAGTCAGCTGAATTACCTGAAGCAGGAGTTTGAAAGACAAAAAACCCTTTATGGAGAGAAAATAGCTTCCCAAAAAGGATATTTAAAAGCAGAGTCAGATTACCAAAGTACTTTGGCTAGATCAGAAAGTCTGAAGAAGCAACTGGCAATGATCCATGTCAATACGGATCAGCTTACTCCAGCTACCATTCAGGCAAAAGTTCCGATTATTTCCCCCATTGCCGGATTTGTGGAAAGCGTATTCACGGTACCTGGGGCGTTTTTGCCTTCTGCTTCCAAAGCTGCCACACTGATCAGTACAGAGCACATGCATATTGAGCTGAATATTTTCGAAAAAGATGCGGTTCATGTAGCGGAAGGACAAGGAGTGATTTTCACATTGCCAGACTCACCCGGGAATGAATTCGAAGCAAAAGTGTATGTGGTAGGAAAATCGATCAGCGAGCAACGCTTTGTTCCTGTTCATGCACATTTAGTAGATGAGAGTCAGGAGAAACGGCTGGTTCCAGGGATGTACTTGGAAGCCAGGGTCCAGTTAGCACCTCAGGAAGGATGGTCCTTACCTGTAGCCGCTGTAGTAGAATCAGAAGGGAAGAATTTCGTATTGGTTCAAAGTGGGACCAATGACCAGGGCTTTGTCCTTACTAAAGTAGAAGTTCAACTGGGAAGACAAAACGATCAATTGGTGGAAATATATCCCAATCAACAGCTGAACGAAAATTCAAAAATTTTGGTCAAAGGAGCTTTTAATATGCTCTGA
- a CDS encoding SusC/RagA family TonB-linked outer membrane protein, translating into MIAKKSIWYGVMTAMLFFTLSLTFAQESRVTGKVIDEKNEPLPGASVLVKGTTRGTVTDIDGSYSIMANSGEILVYSFVGFETVEETVGNSTVINVTLSEGVALSEVVVTALGVERETKALGYSVQAVDGDKFTEARETNVINSLSGRVAGVQITNGSSGIGGSSRVTIRGESSLNINANQPLFVVDGVPISNNIIGSSGSGNQEVDYGNAAGEINPDDIASMTVLKGPAAAALYGSRAANGAILITTKTGKSKKGLGVTINSNTTFDNPLVLPNWQNKYGQGNNGQFEFVDGAGSGIADGVDESWGPELDAGLMIPQFDSPRSVEGFRGGDLNAPPGSTITPTPWVSNPNNIKDFFETGVTLSNNVSLAAANEKSNIRLSWTNLDQKGIVPNTDLKRNTIALNGGMNITEKLTVNSVVNYQRTNSGNRPSISYGTENLMYLWIWYGRQLNTRNLRDYWMPGLEGQQQFNYNYNYHDNPYFNVYENTNGQSKDRIYGNISVNYKFTDKLNLMLRTGLDTYNELRDRKRAFSTQRFPKGNYREDDVFFSEQNSDFLLTYTEHTKPVWSYSIALGGNSMRQENRYVQTVAPQLLIPGIYNFTNTAVNLQVNQYTSEKRINSLYGFGQIGFKNVLFLDITGRNDWSSTLPADNNSYFYPSATLSAVISDMVTMPEAISFLKLRAAYAEVGNDTDPYSLSNVYGSQTAWGSVQAKSESNRLSNAELKPERTGAFEVGADIRFLKGRVGLDFTYFDNRTRNQIIPIELDISTGYASRIINAGEIQNKGIEAVVNANILNSERGLNWSIVANFTRTRGKVLELTEGLDAYTLTDRNGAVIQARVGERMGNIYGVGFERVEDENSEYYGQIVHNSTGTPLRDPELKLQGNYNPDWMLGLQNNFNYKGISLGFLFDFRYGGIVVSRTKTIGSTSGQLEETLYGRENGYDLEVEGNGIISPGVVQNADGSYSPNTFKTTSRNWHNRYYERNNVEAAKYDATFLKLREVTIGYTIPRSVLGKMPIQDVKISLVGRNLALWTENPHFDPETLSMSGGTLQPGVENMAFPSTRSIGFNLNVKF; encoded by the coding sequence ATGATTGCTAAGAAAAGCATTTGGTATGGAGTGATGACAGCAATGCTGTTTTTCACACTGAGCCTCACCTTTGCCCAGGAATCCAGGGTCACAGGGAAGGTAATTGACGAGAAAAACGAGCCTTTGCCGGGAGCTTCCGTGCTGGTGAAGGGAACGACACGCGGAACGGTAACCGATATTGACGGTTCTTATTCAATTATGGCTAATTCAGGAGAAATCTTGGTTTACTCATTTGTAGGTTTTGAAACAGTGGAGGAAACTGTGGGGAATTCCACCGTAATCAATGTGACATTGAGTGAAGGTGTTGCGTTGAGCGAGGTAGTGGTGACCGCTCTTGGAGTGGAAAGAGAAACCAAAGCACTGGGCTACTCGGTTCAGGCTGTGGACGGAGATAAGTTTACGGAGGCAAGAGAAACCAATGTGATCAATTCGTTAAGTGGTAGAGTGGCAGGCGTGCAAATCACCAATGGTTCTTCCGGAATCGGTGGATCTTCCAGGGTGACCATTCGGGGAGAATCCTCTTTGAATATCAACGCCAACCAACCACTTTTTGTAGTAGACGGGGTGCCGATTTCCAATAATATCATTGGTTCTTCCGGTTCCGGTAACCAGGAAGTCGATTACGGGAATGCTGCGGGTGAAATCAACCCGGATGATATTGCTTCCATGACCGTATTGAAAGGACCTGCTGCAGCGGCCCTTTATGGTTCCAGAGCAGCAAATGGTGCCATCTTGATCACCACAAAAACAGGAAAATCCAAGAAAGGGCTTGGGGTGACCATCAACTCCAATACCACTTTTGACAATCCTTTGGTATTGCCAAATTGGCAAAACAAATATGGACAGGGGAACAATGGGCAGTTTGAATTTGTAGATGGCGCGGGTTCCGGTATTGCGGATGGGGTAGATGAAAGCTGGGGTCCTGAATTGGATGCGGGTTTGATGATTCCTCAGTTTGACTCTCCAAGATCTGTAGAAGGCTTTAGAGGAGGTGATTTGAATGCCCCTCCGGGAAGTACCATTACTCCAACCCCTTGGGTATCCAATCCCAACAACATCAAGGACTTTTTTGAAACGGGAGTGACGCTTTCCAATAATGTTTCCTTGGCTGCGGCAAATGAAAAATCAAACATCCGGCTTTCCTGGACCAATCTCGACCAAAAAGGGATCGTGCCGAATACCGATTTGAAAAGAAATACCATTGCCTTGAACGGGGGAATGAATATCACCGAGAAACTTACGGTGAATTCGGTAGTGAACTACCAAAGAACAAACAGCGGCAACCGTCCCAGCATCAGTTATGGTACTGAAAACCTGATGTATCTGTGGATCTGGTATGGTCGTCAACTCAACACCAGAAACCTAAGAGATTACTGGATGCCTGGACTGGAAGGTCAGCAGCAGTTTAATTACAACTACAACTATCATGACAACCCATATTTCAATGTGTATGAAAATACCAACGGTCAGTCAAAGGATAGGATCTATGGAAACATCTCTGTGAATTACAAATTCACTGATAAACTCAACTTAATGTTGAGAACAGGTTTGGATACCTACAATGAATTGAGAGATCGTAAAAGAGCCTTCAGTACACAGCGTTTTCCAAAAGGAAATTATAGGGAAGATGATGTTTTCTTCTCTGAGCAAAACTCCGATTTCTTGTTGACCTATACAGAGCATACCAAGCCAGTTTGGTCTTACAGCATTGCTTTGGGAGGTAACTCCATGCGTCAGGAAAACAGATACGTACAAACTGTGGCTCCTCAGTTGTTGATTCCTGGAATCTACAACTTCACCAACACGGCGGTAAACCTTCAGGTGAACCAGTACACTTCTGAAAAGAGAATCAACTCCTTGTATGGATTCGGTCAAATTGGTTTCAAAAATGTATTGTTCCTGGATATAACCGGTAGAAATGACTGGTCCAGTACCTTGCCGGCAGATAACAACAGTTACTTCTATCCATCCGCGACCTTAAGTGCAGTGATTTCAGACATGGTCACCATGCCAGAAGCAATTTCGTTCTTGAAATTGAGAGCAGCCTATGCGGAAGTGGGGAATGATACCGACCCATATAGTCTATCCAATGTATACGGCTCACAAACCGCTTGGGGATCTGTTCAGGCGAAATCAGAGTCCAACAGACTTTCCAATGCAGAACTGAAACCGGAAAGAACCGGTGCCTTTGAAGTAGGAGCAGATATTAGATTCCTGAAAGGTAGAGTAGGCTTGGACTTCACCTATTTCGACAACAGAACCAGAAACCAGATTATTCCAATTGAATTGGATATTTCAACAGGCTATGCTTCCAGAATCATCAATGCCGGTGAGATCCAAAACAAGGGGATTGAAGCAGTAGTCAATGCCAACATCCTGAACTCTGAAAGAGGATTGAACTGGAGCATTGTAGCCAACTTCACTCGAACCAGAGGTAAAGTATTGGAATTGACGGAAGGGCTGGATGCCTATACCCTTACAGACAGAAATGGTGCGGTCATCCAGGCCAGAGTGGGTGAAAGAATGGGAAATATCTACGGGGTAGGTTTTGAAAGAGTGGAAGATGAAAACTCTGAGTACTATGGCCAGATTGTCCATAATTCCACTGGAACCCCACTTCGTGATCCGGAATTGAAGCTTCAGGGAAATTACAATCCTGACTGGATGTTGGGGCTACAGAACAATTTCAACTATAAAGGGATCAGTTTAGGTTTCCTATTCGATTTCAGATATGGGGGAATTGTCGTGTCCAGAACAAAAACCATCGGAAGTACTTCCGGTCAATTGGAAGAAACACTGTATGGTCGTGAAAATGGATACGATTTAGAAGTGGAAGGTAACGGAATCATCAGCCCTGGAGTAGTTCAGAATGCAGATGGGTCTTATAGCCCTAATACCTTCAAAACGACTTCTCGTAACTGGCACAACAGGTACTACGAGCGAAATAACGTAGAGGCTGCCAAGTACGATGCGACATTCTTGAAGTTGAGAGAAGTGACCATCGGATACACGATTCCAAGATCTGTATTGGGTAAAATGCCAATCCAGGATGTGAAAATCTCCTTGGTAGGCAGAAACCTGGCCCTTTGGACGGAGAATCCACATTTCGATCCGGAAACACTTTCCATGTCTGGTGGTACGCTACAGCCTGGTGTTGAAAACATGGCCTTCCCTTCTACCAGAAGCATCGGCTTTAACTTGAATGTGAAATTCTAA
- a CDS encoding SusD/RagB family nutrient-binding outer membrane lipoprotein, whose amino-acid sequence MKFNSNYIAGLGLAFALALTSCDKDFEEINMNPNSPETVSSSLLLPTIIRNSTNEISGKAWGYGNVVMQYTAKIQFTNEDRYNWGPEGNPYSTFYNSLRDINNMISISTEANQNNYVAVAKIMRAHMFSFMTDAYGDLPYSEATKAKESINYPVFDSQEQIYSNILSELEEANELLGSTNEVIEGDILFEGDVMSWKKFANSLRLRILMRLSDRIDPSAAMQTILSDPTKYPVFTSFEDQAALQYLQDVPNQHGLYTTRSGSFDEYRLSENMESVLKELNDPRLYAYAQPTNDSGAGIIGEVDDYQGVPNGLADEEALAYSPSGDPAKGGSNFISRVGLLWSCSACTSLANPIGAQAILMSYAELQFILAEASEKGYITGDAATYYNNGVKAAFNYYESRYRIVNLPEIADLLVFDEAYLTQPKVAYTGSTEEKLSKIGTQKWLSLFFTGLEAWYDWRRTDYPKIEPGPAAYINTVPVRFMYPSSIQALNGDNYEAAIQRQGPDAITTRVWWDVD is encoded by the coding sequence ATGAAATTTAATAGTAACTATATAGCAGGATTAGGTTTGGCTTTCGCATTGGCGCTGACTAGCTGTGACAAAGATTTCGAAGAGATCAACATGAATCCTAACAGTCCAGAGACGGTTTCCTCCAGCTTATTGCTGCCTACCATTATTAGAAACTCTACCAATGAGATTTCCGGTAAGGCCTGGGGTTATGGCAATGTGGTCATGCAATACACTGCAAAAATCCAGTTTACCAATGAAGACCGGTACAATTGGGGGCCTGAGGGCAACCCGTATAGCACCTTTTATAACTCGCTAAGGGACATCAACAACATGATCTCCATTTCCACGGAAGCAAATCAAAACAACTACGTGGCAGTGGCGAAAATCATGAGGGCTCACATGTTCTCCTTTATGACCGATGCCTATGGAGATCTACCTTACTCCGAAGCGACCAAAGCAAAGGAAAGCATCAACTATCCGGTGTTTGACTCCCAAGAGCAAATCTACAGCAACATCCTTTCTGAATTAGAGGAGGCCAATGAGTTGTTGGGGTCCACCAACGAAGTGATAGAGGGAGATATCCTGTTTGAAGGAGATGTGATGAGCTGGAAGAAGTTCGCGAATTCACTTCGTTTGAGAATCCTGATGAGACTTTCAGATCGAATCGATCCATCTGCAGCCATGCAGACCATTCTTTCGGATCCTACCAAATACCCTGTTTTCACCAGCTTTGAAGATCAGGCAGCACTTCAGTATTTGCAGGACGTGCCCAATCAACATGGCCTGTACACGACTAGATCAGGTTCCTTTGATGAGTATCGATTGAGTGAGAATATGGAATCCGTATTGAAAGAGTTGAACGATCCAAGATTGTATGCCTATGCGCAACCAACCAATGATTCCGGTGCAGGAATTATCGGAGAGGTGGACGACTATCAAGGAGTGCCTAACGGATTGGCGGATGAAGAAGCTTTGGCGTATAGCCCATCAGGCGATCCTGCCAAAGGGGGCTCCAACTTCATCTCCAGAGTAGGTTTGTTATGGTCTTGTTCTGCCTGTACTTCCCTGGCAAATCCGATCGGAGCGCAGGCAATTTTGATGAGCTATGCAGAACTGCAGTTTATCTTGGCAGAAGCCAGCGAAAAAGGATATATCACAGGGGATGCCGCAACGTATTACAACAATGGCGTGAAAGCTGCATTCAACTACTATGAATCCAGATACAGAATCGTGAATCTACCTGAGATTGCGGATCTATTGGTATTCGATGAAGCGTATTTGACTCAGCCTAAGGTGGCCTACACGGGTTCCACGGAAGAGAAATTAAGTAAAATCGGGACACAGAAATGGCTTTCCCTGTTCTTCACTGGATTGGAAGCTTGGTATGACTGGAGAAGAACAGATTATCCTAAAATTGAGCCAGGACCTGCGGCCTACATCAATACCGTTCCGGTGAGGTTTATGTATCCTTCCAGCATTCAGGCCTTGAATGGTGACAACTATGAAGCGGCAATTCAAAGACAAGGTCCAGATGCCATCACCACTCGTGTATGGTGGGATGTTGATTAA